A region of the Aethina tumida isolate Nest 87 chromosome 3, icAetTumi1.1, whole genome shotgun sequence genome:
TTCACGAATGGTATCCACAATTTGTTTGCTAGTCATTGTCTCGTAATCTAGAAGTGCTCCGCGTTGTCTTTGTTGTAAAGCTTTGACATTGATTATTTGATCGAAGAAAAATGGTACTCCAACTATTGGTACTCCGTGGTACAAAGCCTCTTGTGTGCTTAGAGCTCCCCCATGACCAATGAACAAAACAACATTTGGATGTgctacaaatataataaaatttattctaccatcaaaaaaaAACCTATCGTTACGTTTTCAATTACCAATTACGTCGTTTTGTGGTAACCATTTACGTACGATGACATTTTTAGGCAAGTCTTCGATGTCACTTtcaaatttccataaaatagtTTGCTTAAGTTGTTTGAAAGCGTTCAAAAGGGTTTGCCTTTTTTCAAGTGAAAGTTTATCAGACCTCACGTTTGTGCccaaggaaaaaattattactccaTCTTTTGCATTGTCCAGAATCTTTTGCAAgtcctaattaaataaatattttagcctaaatcattaaaattatttatgtgtcaAGAACTCTTTTTAagaatatacttaaaaatctACAATGACAAgatcgaaatatattttttataaaatattgtttgtaatGAAATGTAAGTATATTATTGGAAGTTTAAGAGTCTCTAATAGACTTTTTCCCAAAACAGTGTCCTTAATAGCCATAAATTGATTTACCTGGGGTAGTTGCTTTGCAGGCTTAGCTTGAAGTCCTCCAACTGGAATAATATTAGGAGGCAACGGCTGAGGATAATCTAACAACGGATTGGTGTTGCTCAACAACAAAGAGACCCTATCAATGTTTTCCATATATGGTGCGTCTTTTACTCCATATTTCTCTTTAGCTGCCTCTTCAAATACGTTCTGGTGATAATAGTAACCAAATTCAATCCCATAGACCGTCAAAAAATTGTAGACTCGCTCCATAAAACTCATGTCATCAGTCACATCGGCAAAGTAATGAGGAACATATGAGGGTTGCAAATTGGTGccaaaaatatgcaaatactCGGGAGGTAACAAAAATGGAGTCACACCTACTATAGGTACTTCGGGGAAGGCGTGAAGTGGTGCTACTCCACAAGGAAAAATTGTTAGATCGACAATAATGAGATCGAATTTGTATTTGTCTTTGTTATGCAAGATTGAGTCTAGATTTTCAGATTTGTAGACAAACTCACACGCTTGTCCCATTAAGGACATAAACTCTgagattttatgaacaaaatttcctTTAGAAAATTCTTCCGGGCTACCCTCTATTTCCATAtctaaaagataaataattgaacaataattaatcTGATAATAACAAGTTTgccacattttaaatttaatagttatttaaatttatataagtatGTACAACAATTCAGGATAAttgttaacaaataattttaattctaaattgcattttaaaaattaaaataaaaaaacttacatTCATAATCCACAGGATGATACAAATCGGATTCTGGTATTTGTTTCGAAAAAGCGTCGAAAAAAGTTACATTATGCCCTTTAACAATTAATCCACTAATTAGAGTATAATGCCATATAAAATGACTTTTGGAACACACTGGAttgtaaaagaaaatgttCGCACTGTAGACGAAATTGACTAAcagcaatattaaaaataatctcgaCATTTTAATTCGACGTTCTCGACGtgactgaaataaataaacccaATTGTtgatataaatagtaaatcaTATGTGATTAGTTAAGTTGATGTTTGTATACTGATACCgcaaaattttgttgtaacTCACTGTGATGAATTAACTGATTGTGAGACGATTGCATAAGGAAAGTTTTACTAATCGCTCTGGTTAAGTATATAAGATATTAAACTACATAATAGTTTgtgagaatttttttattaattcaaatttgagaTGTTAACATTTGATAAGATCTCGATTAGTTTACTCCAATTATTGGAACTTTGGGGAAGAAAACTTAGTGGATGATACGAAGGAAACATTCGGAGGTGCAAGAAtagttcaatttatttctcaactaaaaaaaaactgtcggcaagttttcaattttattaaataggtCGTTTTGAAATAACCAAATTTAGGTACGATGACCTTTTTCGGCAAGTTTTTAATGTCACcatcaaatttaacataaaacactttgtaaaatgtttgaaagCGTCTAACAGAATTTTAGGTGAATGTTTAATCAGGTTTGTGCTAAACAAAAAGCCGAAAATTGTGATGTCTGTAATGATAAGCTTggactttttttttgttcaggTTTCCAGTAAGTTACTGAGATTAATTCCaaagaaaattactttttgaacATTTGGTTAGTAAAAAATGTTGACATTGTACATGACAAgtggtaatattaaaaataatcattttctaTTGTCTATTTCTATTGTTGAGctgaagaataataattttatcacaaCTAGTTAGTCCGATAATTGCACACATGTTTGTCcacttacaaaataaaatttgagtatTTGATATGTTATAAtggttaaactaattttagaagattgatgtcattaataataaaataaagtatgtatagtatttaaaaatttatttgttaaaattagatGAGTAGTGCAGTGTTATAAGCTATTCATTTATGACATTAAATAATCTTCTAGAATATATTCaagctttattattataaaattcggtatttatacaaaaaataggtATAACAAgtcaatatatataaaataaattaaagtttaagtatCTAGTTCACTTCAGAATTGTTTGTTGTCCTTATAATAGTCaggaaaactttaataattattctttattaatcacacttattcttttgttttaagttattattcaataaatttaaaattttgcgtGCCGAAAACACAGTAATCCAAGAAATTGTAACAATAACGCCAATCAGGAACAAAATAACATCAAAACAAGTGTATTGTAAAAAGGTCATGTGACgagatttaagatttaagaAAGATGTTCCATTGTGTTTTAAAGAGTATTCCACCCAATCTACTGCTGTATCTAATGGCTTAGTTGGCAGACTTCTGAATCTGTCTGAAAGTTCCTTAACGTTCTTTTTGTACCTAAAACACATTCTTTCAATAACaatcgttaaaattttaatcaactttACGTTGGATTATTAATGACTTCTCGAATTGTGTCCAAGATTTGTTGGGTAGTCATAGttttatagtatattataGCACCACGTTGTTTTTGCTGCAAAGATTTAGCATTGATAAATTGGTCCAAGAAAAATGGCATTCCAATGACTGGAACTCCATGGTACAAAGCTTCTTGGGTACTTAAAGCCCCTCCATGTCCGATGAAGAGAACAACATTTGGATGTGCTAGAAATGTAACCAAATTTACTCCTCCAACAAAATTCATTTGTTATGTTGCTATATACCAATTACGTCGTTTTGAGGTAACCATTTACGTACGATGACATTTTTGGGTAAGTTTTGAATGTCACTTTCAAACTTCCATAAAACAGTTTGTTTCAGTTGTTTGAAGGCCTCCAAAAGAGCTTCTCTCTTTTCAGGCGAAAGCTTATCTGATCTCATATTTGTGCCCAATGAAAACACTATTACACCCTCTTTTGAATCGTCCATAAATTTTTGCAAatcctaataaaatataaacggtTAATCactcaaataatttatcagaaatttcTTTACCTCGGGAAGTTTATTTGCTGGTTTGGCTTGGAGTCCTCCAACTGGGATAATATTCGGGGGTAAGGGCTGGGGATAATCTAACAAGGGATTTGTGTTGCTCAATAACAAAGATATTCTATcaacatatttcatatatgGTGCGTGTTTCGATCCATATTTCTTTACAGCAGCATTCTCAAATTCATtccagtaataataaaatcccaATTCAGCCACGTAGGTCGCCACAAAATTGTTCACCCTTTCCATAAAACTCATGTCGTCTACCAACCCGGAAAAGTATTGGGGAATGTATGCAGGTTGTAAATTGTTGCCGAAAATGTGCGAAAATTCGGGTGGCAACAAAAATGGAGTCGCTCCTACAACTGGTATGTCAGGAAAGGCGTGAAGCGGTGCTACTCCACATGGAAAAATTGTGATGTCGGTAATGATGAGGTCGAAATTGTATCTGTCTTTGTCTCGCAGAATTGAGTCGAGGTGTTcagatttataaacaaaatcacacATTTCTCCCATTATagacatatataataatacttgttcAGCAATATTTCCCTCTGGAAATTCGTCCGGGTTTCCTTCAAAGGTGAAATCTATGAAGAAGGATGTAGAAAaagagtaataattttaataaataccttaCTTAATCTcgattagtttatttattgtatgcaaaaatatatttcaaataaataattttataattgttgtatattgataaaattattaaaaatttttacttgcATTTATAATCTAGAGGATGATACAAATCTGTCTCTGGTTTCTGTTTCGCAAATGCATCGAAAAATGTTACATTGTGTCCTTTGGCAATTAATCCACTAGCCAGAGCGTAATTCCAAATGAAATGACTTTTAGAACACAACGGATTGTAGAAAAAGATGTTCGCACTGCAGACATAATTGAccaataagaatattaaaactaatcgaCTCATTTTGCTTCGACGTATCCGACACGACTAAAAAGATTAGAACCACAATTGTTAAGTTAAATAGTAATAGATAAATTGAGATACTTTTAATACTTTTGATAGTTATATATGATGTTTGTCCATTGAGATAGCACAATTTAGTCTCGAGTGATATTTAGAAACTGTAAACTCACGACGATAAATTAACTGATTGCAAGGCAAAATATATACTATTGCAAAAGGAACGTTTTATTATCTCTGTTgtcaaaatattgtatatcttaatatttttattaatcaagatcaagatatttatattattatggttGGGATCACGTTAACCAACTTCTTTATAATTACGTACCAAcattgaaacatttaaattttcatagtaaatattcttaatatatgtttttttattcagaAAAGGCAAAATGTTTCAAAGACGCAGTCCTAATGGAAGGTGAAGACGGATTGTTAAGAAGTCccaaaaaagtacaaaactCAAATATAGttcctttattaaaaaaaattaaagttggcagttatagagactgccgatagaagtgaaaacttttagtattagtgaaattacataatgtttgaattaaatttattaacatcaatatgattttcacatctattgacactccgagcatgtttatatggttttttattatttaaatataaatatgttccgggctgtacaagatcatgataaaatataaatacaattcaattgaaataacaattaatatacattcatattatttatggatagtatttgtatttatttaaatttcaatatacttgatttttaacattattttaatttttacatcattgtcatcagtaatttcaacaatacttagactatttgtaatttcaattatttcattttaggcTTATGGTaattaaagtaagaaatgaaaatatttgattcaaatttatctaagtatcgcGTAAAAGCGGCATCGAAtgtcgttttatgttttgtagtactgagtttttgatcattggacatatttaaataaatttttcactaaatctaTTCAATTTCAcatataagatatacacaacACTATGTATCAACTGTATAGCTACAGGTATActggtataagcatgtcggtgacgcgaacgcacgagatttcacccatGCAAAAAGTGTCACGCACAACACACTGCGCGTGCGccagtcatgagcatgtcaATGACGCGAACACATAATATTTCCCTACTAAAAAGTGTTGTGAGCGTGATTTTTCCTTGAAAGTAGACGACATTCTCCTCTATGAACACTCCACTTTCAAAACAGTAATAGATATTAACGTCAAACTTATTTTCGGCTTAGCTGGAGACCTTTAATGAAACCactgcattagtaaaattttacctgaTTTCAAAATGCTCTCAAATGTACAGCTGTaactcaccctctagttccgggaCTTTATTCTTAAGGTCTACTTTTCGGGTACCAGCcaaatcaacaaattttttcttttgtctgaatttatcaacaaaagaaggacgagcatgtcggtgacgcgaacccataagattttcccctatcaaaaagtgcccaaagcgtctaaagaagttttcacttcaaaaaaacatttttacatgttttaacaatttacattacagtttttaatttcaatagtgAATTCAATATATTGTAAGAAAAGAGACTAAAAGATAATCATACTTTGATTTGTTAGttggaaacaaaaataaacaaatttatcagttatatatttttatttataacaaattcctaatcatatttcttcttttgaattgatttattagaaaataaatttaaaattttgcgtACTAAAAACGCAAGGATACAACAAATTGCAATAACAACaccaatcaaaaataaaactacgTCTAAACAAGTGTATTGTAAGAAACTCATGTGGCGAGATTTAAGATGAAGAACGATGTTCCATTGTGTTTTAAAGAGAACTCCACCCACTGAACTGCTGCGTCAAATGGCTTCAATGGCAGGCTTTTGAATCTTTCTGAAACTTCCTTAACATTCTTCTTGtatctgaaaaattaaaataaataaatattatcaacatGTTAAATGAACTTACATaggattattaataacttctcGAAtagtttcaacaattttttcggTAGTCATTGTGTTGTAATCTAGTAAAGCACCGCGTTGTTTTTGCTGTAAAGCTTTAATGTTGATAATTTGGTCGAAGATAAATGGCACTCCAATGACTGGAACACCGTGGTACAAGGCTTCCTGGGTGCTTAAAGCTCCTCCATGTCCAATGAACAGCACAACGTTTGGATGGGCTaggaaaatagtaaaatttaggCTCCCAACAAAAAACTGTTGATGGTTTGTTTCCATTTACCAAGCAAATCGTTTTGAGGTAACCATTTACGCACGATGACATTTTTGGGTAAGTTCTGGATGTCACTCTCGAATTTCCATAAAACATTCTGTTTCAGTTGCTTGAATGCATCCAAAagagtttttcttttttcggGTGAAAGTTTGTCAGATATCACGTTTGTACCCAatgaaaatatgattattcCGTCTTCTGAGTCGtccaaaattttttgtaaatcctattaaaataacaatatttatctaaaccattcaaattgtttttcttatatcagatctatttttaagattctccAATAGAAATATCGTTACATTCACAATGGttgttaaaagataaaaaatgttttttaacctTTGGAAGCTTTTTTGCTGGTTTAGCATGAAGTCCCCCAACTGGTATAATGTTTGGAGGCATGGGCTGGGGATAATCCAACAACGGATGAGTGTTGGCCAACAATAAGGAGAttctatcaatatttttcatgtatGGTGCGTGCTCCAGTCCGTATTTATTCTTGGCCGCCTCCTCAAACTCGTTCCAATAGTAATAATACCCAAACTCAGCTCCGTACGTAgccaaaaaattgtaaactcTGTCAGTAAAACTCATGTCATCAGTCACGTCGGAGAAGTATTGTGGAATATATGCCGGTTGTAAATTGTTGCCGAACACGTGTGAAAACTCGGGAGGTAACAAAAATGCTGTTACTCCTACAATTGGGATGTCAGGGAAGGCATGAAGTGGAGCTATTCCACATGGTACACTCGTGATGTCAGTAATGACGAGGTCGAATTTGTATTTATCTTTGTTTTTTAAGATTGAGTCCAGATTTTCAGATTTGTAAACTAAATCACACAATTGTCCCATTAATACCATGAAATGTGGAATTTGTAGGACCAGATTtgattttggaaatttttctGGATCTCcttctatattaaaatctaaaaagaaaagaaaattattaaacatattagaaataccatcatataaatgctcatgttaatgtaataaaatgttcaattattGTCATACTTtaatgtaaaaagaaatatttcaaataaatagtatCATCATAATTGATGTTAAGAGAGGTCGCATtattctcaaaatattttttctggacacaaaagaataaaaggaacaaaaaataattttaaaactccattatttattatattatacgttGTTTATATTTTGCCTATATAGATTATGTAGTTGTTAACAGTTACTTACGTTTATAATCCACAGGATGATACAAATCAGTTTCGGGCATTTGTTTCGAAAAGGCATCGAAAAATGTTACATTGTGTCCTCGAGCAATCAATCCACTAACTAGAGCGTAATTCCAAATATAATGACTTTTTGAACAAGCCGGACTGTAAAAGAAAATGTTCGCACTGTATACGACGCTGATGAGTaacaatactaaaaataatcgtGTCATTCTGATCCGACGTTCACGATGCGACTGCATAagttataatcaaaattagagAGTTAAATAATagtagataatttatttacaagtaGTACAAGTACAATCTTGTGTTTGACAATTACATATGCTGTTTGGCCACCGGcaaaacaaaagttttaacTCGAatgacttttattatttgataagtACCGATGATAAGTTAACTGATAACTTcagagatttttttttatttttctggtttaaagaataaattgaatagttgtgtatttaaatataatttatattatatctgttatattataatattcttatagTAGTCCATGATGTTCTTGATCAAAAAGTACTAATTATTCCAGTTGAGTGATAAtaggaaacaatttttatgggaTACATGTATTGTACTTATTAATCGCTAAGTCCAAAAAAgcctaataatttttcttaatttaatttacaaatttttattcacgtttgattttttgaattgattttttacataacaaatttagaattttttgtagagagaGTACAAAAATCCAACAAATTGTAACGATAATgccaatcaaaaataaaaccacGTCTAAACAAGTATATTGCAAAAAGCTCATGTGACGAGATTTAAGATTTAGGAAAGATGTTCCGTTATGTCTTAGTGAGTATTCCACCCAATGAACTGCTGCATCCAAAGGCTTCATAGGTAAACTTTTGAATCTTTCTGACACTTGTTTAACGTTCTTCTTGTAACTAAAACATATTCATGCAATAaacaccaataaaatattagtcaaaaattaaatttacattggattattaataatttcttgaatAGTGGTAACGATTTTTTCAGTAGTCATTGTTTTGTAATCCAGTAGACCACCACGATGTCTTTGCTGCAAGGCTTTAACATTGATGAGTTGGTCGAAGAAAAACGGTACTCCAATTATTGGAACTCCATGGTACAGAGCTTCTTGAGTGCTTAGAGCTCCCCATGTCCAATGAACAAAACAACATTTGGATGTgctataaaaaaagtaaaatttactcCACCATCAAGAAGACGGATTGGTCTCTATTCGTGTACCAATTACGTCGTTTTGAGGCAACCATTTACGTACGATAACATTTTTAGGCAAGTCTTCAATGTCACTTtcaaatttccataaaatagtTTGTTTAAGTTGCTTGAAAGCGTTCAAGAGTGTTTCTCTTTTTTCAAGTGAAAGTTTATCAGACCTCATGTATGTACCCAATGAAAATACAATTACACCATTTTTTGATTCATCCAGAATCCTTTGCAAatcctaataaaataaagacttTTGTCCAAATCATCATTATGTATACCGAGTAGTTTTACCTGTGGAAGTTTTTTAGCTGGTTTAACATGAAGTCCTCCTACTGGAATAATATTCGGAGGCAAGGGCTGAGGATAATCCAACAACGGATTCGTGTTGCTCAACAATAAAGAAATtctgtcaatatttttcatatatggTGCGAGATGTGATCCGTATTTTTTCTTGGCTGCCTCTTCAAACTCGTCccaatagtaataatatcCAAATTCAGTCCCGTAGGTCGCCAAAAAATTATACACCCTCTCCATAAAACTCATGTCGTCAGTCAAATCGGTGAAGTATTGAGGAATGTAAGCAGGTTGTAAATTGTTGCCGAAAATATGCGAATAATCCGGCGGTAACAAAAACGTAGTCACACCCACAATGGGGATGTCTGGGAAGGCATGAAGTGGGGCTACCCCACATGGTAAAATTGTGATGTCGGTAACGATGAGGTCGAATTTGTATTTGTCTTTGTTACGCAGGATTGAGTCCAGATTTTCTGATTTGTAGGCAAGGTCGCACACTTCCCcaattaaaaacatgaaatGCGGAATTTGTTTAAGTAACTTTCCTTCCGGAAATTCTTCCGGATCACCCTCTAAAGTCAAATCTAAGAGAATTAATGATGACATTCCATACTCATACAAATGATTCAATTAATGACAGTCACAAGTTTAtagtgtataattttaaataaaaatatctttaaaataacctTTTTTCTTaggctttaataaatttacataaaattacatattatatttatatagttaattaatttaatttttaaaaccacactttatttttcaacgtcttctaattacatattttaaataattcaacagctattattgtaatacaacataaaaaacattacttacatttaaaatccACTGGATGATAATAATCGGTTTCGGGTATTTGTTTCGAAAATGCATCgaaaaatgttacattatgTCCTTTAGCTATTAATCCACTAACTAAGGCATAATTCCAAATGAAATGACTTTTTGAACATGccgaattataaaaaaatatattcgcaCTATAGGCGAAATTGACGaatgacaatattaaaaataatcgtgTCATCGTGTCGATGCACAGTTCTCGACGCGACTGAAATTATTATGACCTCAATTGTTATATCAAATTGTAATAGATAAATTGTTTGTGAGTAGTTAAAATTCgactttaatatttgttaaccGTGATATTTATCAActgatatcaaaatttttgcttcaatgatttttataagcaataaacttaattacttGTAAGTTAGTTAATGTTTATATCATTTCCTTAGTTAATTACAATGGCCAAAATAAACTAATGTATCACTATACAGAATGATTTgatatctataatttttaaaaaaaaatgtttaaaatctttctttattaaacacataaattcCTAATCACTTTTCTTCTTTTGtgatgatttattacatacaagaataaaaattttatgagcaAAAAAAGCAACAATCCAACAAACTGCAATAACAACTCCAACCAAAAACAAAACTACATCCAAAcaagtaaattgtaaaaagttcATATGACGCGATTTAAGATTTAAGAAAGAAGTCCCGTTGTGTTTTAAAGAGTATTCCACCCATTGTACTGCCACATCCAAAGGTTTTAATGGCAAACTTCTAAATCTTTCAGACACTTGTTTAACGTTCTTCCTGTATCTAAAACATAATGCAATAAATACATCAGTAATAATCgttatatctttaaaataattaaaatttacatgggATTATTAATGACTTCTCGAATAGTGTCTACGATTTGTTTAGAAGTCATTGTTTTGTACTCTAGCAAAGCACCACgttgtttttgttgtaacgTTTTAACGTTGATGAATTGGTCGAGGAAAAATGGAATTCCAATGATTGGAACTCCGTGGTACAATGCTTCTTGAGTGCTTAGGGCTCCTCCATGTCCGATGAACAGAACAACATTTGGATGTGCTAGAAAATATTGGAATTAGTTTTTCCAATAACCTTTTGCTATAACTTCATTTACCAATTACGTCATTTTGTGGTAGCCATTTGCGTACAATGACATTTTTGGGTAAGTCTTCAAGTTCACTTTCATATTTCCATAAAACGGTTTGATTCAATTGACTGAAGGCGGCCAGAAGCGATTCCCTTTTTTCAACTGGAAATTTATCAGATCTCATATTTGTGCCCAACGAAAATACTATTACTCCGTCCTTTGAATCTTCAAGAATCTTTTGCAAATCCtagtaaaatgtaaaagacATTAATATTTGGCAGGTTTCCAAAATAACACCAGTcttggttatttttattattaaaacagaaattttttTACCAGTGGTAACTTTTTTGCCGGTTTGGCTTGAAGCCCTCCAACTG
Encoded here:
- the LOC109600650 gene encoding UDP-glycosyltransferase UGT5-like, giving the protein MSRLVLIFLLVNYVCSANIFFYNPLCSKSHFIWNYALASGLIAKGHNVTFFDAFAKQKPETDLYHPLDYKYFTFEGNPDEFPEGNIAEQVLLYMSIMGEMCDFVYKSEHLDSILRDKDRYNFDLIITDITIFPCGVAPLHAFPDIPVVGATPFLLPPEFSHIFGNNLQPAYIPQYFSGLVDDMSFMERVNNFVATYVAELGFYYYWNEFENAAVKKYGSKHAPYMKYVDRISLLLSNTNPLLDYPQPLPPNIIPVGGLQAKPANKLPEDLQKFMDDSKEGVIVFSLGTNMRSDKLSPEKREALLEAFKQLKQTVLWKFESDIQNLPKNVIVRKWLPQNDVIAHPNVVLFIGHGGALSTQEALYHGVPIVGVPFFFDQIINVKALQQRQRGALLDYETMTSKQIVDTIREVIDNPIYKKNVKEVSERFKSLPLKPLDAAVHWVEYALKHNGTSFLNLKSRHMNFLQYTCLDVVLFLVGVVFAICSIFIFSVRKVLYLLYKKSQKNKIDPCLETLHQL
- the LOC109600657 gene encoding UDP-glycosyltransferase UGT5 codes for the protein MQSHRERRIRMTRLFLVLLLISVVYSANIFFYSPACSKSHYIWNYALVSGLIARGHNVTFFDAFSKQMPETDLYHPVDYKHFNIEGDPEKFPKSNLVLQIPHFMVLMGQLCDLVYKSENLDSILKNKDKYKFDLVITDITSVPCGIAPLHAFPDIPIVGVTAFLLPPEFSHVFGNNLQPAYIPQYFSDVTDDMSFTDRVYNFLATYGAEFGYYYYWNEFEEAAKNKYGLEHAPYMKNIDRISLLLANTHPLLDYPQPMPPNIIPVGGLHAKPAKKLPKDLQKILDDSEDGIIIFSLGTNVISDKLSPEKRKTLLDAFKQLKQNVLWKFESDIQNLPKNVIVRKWLPQNDLLAHPNVVLFIGHGGALSTQEALYHGVPVIGVPFIFDQIINIKALQQKQRGALLDYNTMTTEKIVETIREVINNPIYKKNVKEVSERFKSLPLKPFDAAVQWVEFSLKHNGTSFFILNLAT
- the LOC126264793 gene encoding UDP-glucuronosyltransferase 2B31-like gives rise to the protein MSSLILLDLTLEGDPEEFPEGKLLKQIPHFMFLIGEVCDLAYKSENLDSILRNKDKYKFDLIVTDITILPCGVAPLHAFPDIPIVGVTTFLLPPDYSHIFGNNLQPAYIPQYFTDLTDDMSFMERVYNFLATYGTEFGYYYYWDEFEEAAKKKYGSHLAPYMKNIDRISLLLSNTNPLLDYPQPLPPNIIPVGGLHVKPAKKLPQVKLLGIHNDDLDKSLYFIRICKGFWMNQKMV
- the LOC109600649 gene encoding UDP-glycosyltransferase UGT5 — encoded protein: MTRLFLIFLLVNFACSANIFFFNPLCSKSHFIWNYALISGLIAKGHNVTFFDAFAKQMPESDLYHPVDYKYYTVKGEPDEFPDGNIAVQIPHFMILVDEMCDFLYKSENLDSILLNKDKYKFDLIIIDITILPCAVASLHAFPDIPVVGVTPFLLAPEFSHIFGNNLQPAYIPHFFSHFADDMTFMERVYNFLATYGTEFGYYVYWNKYEEAAKKKYGSEHAPYMKNIDRISLLLSNTNPLLHYPQPLPPNIIPVGGLQAKPAKKLPLDLQKILEDSKDGVIVFSLGTNMRSDKFPVEKRESLLAAFSQLNQTVLWKYESELEDLPKNVIVRKWLPQNDVIAHPNVVLFIGHGGALSTQEALYHGVPIIGIPFFLDQFINVKTLQQKQRGALLEYKTMTSKQIVDTIREVINNPIYRKNVKQVSERFRSLPLKPLDVAVQWVEYSLKHNGTSFLNLKSRHMNFLQFTCLDVVLFLVGVVIAVCWIVAFFAHKIFILVCNKSSQKKKSD